GCCGGCTACTTGCTGACGCGCTACTCGCCGTTCGCCACGCTCGCCATCACACTCATGGCGCTCACTTTCGGCGTCATCGGTGGTGCTTTCTTCTTCATCGCGATCGCACGGTTCATCGTGCCGCGATTGACGGTGATGAATCCTGACGATTTTCGTCTGGAAGGCGCTGTCGCGCGTGTGACCACTCGTATTCAGCCCGGTGGTATTGGTGAGATCGTATACGCGTTAGGCGGCACGCGACACGCGAACGGTGCCCGCAGCGAGTCTGGCCAGCCCATCGAGCGCGGCACGCAGGTGGTCATTCTGCGAGTGGAGAAAGGAATCGCCTACGTCGAACCGTGGGCGACGTTCGCGAGCACGCACCAGCTACCTGGCATTGAACCCGACGCGGTCGAGCCGTCCTCGCAATAATCTCACCTTTACCGGAGCAGGTTGTGAATTCCGAAATCGCACCAATCGTCATGATCGCTGGTCTCGCGGTCGTCGCCGTGCTGTTGCTCGTCGTGTCGTTCTCGCGCATGCTGCGCAAGGTCGGTCCAAACCAGGCCCTCATTCGTTATGGGTTGGGCGGCACGCACATCGTGCACGGCGGTGCGCAACTCGTGTTGCCGCTCATCCACAGCGCGCAGGAGTTGTCGCTCGAGCTGATGTCGTTCGACGTCGCCCCGCAGCAGGACCTGTATACGAATCAGGGTGTCGCGGTGACCGTCGAAGCCGTGGCGCAGCTCAAGATCAAGAACGATCCGGAATCGATTCGCACCGCCGCCGAGCAGTTCCTCACGAAGCAGCCCGCACAACGCGAGTCGCTCATTCGGCTCGTTATGGAAGGTCACTTGCGCGGCATCATCGGGCAGCTCACGGTCGAGCAGATCGTGAAGCAGCCGGAGATGGTCGCCGATCGCATGCGTGGCAACGTTGCCGAAGACGTCGCGAAGATGGGCCTCGAAGTCGTGTCGTTCACGATCAAGGAAGTGCGCGACAAGAATCAGTACATCATGAACATGGGTCGTCCCGACATCGTGCGCATCAAGCGCGACGCCGACATCGCCGCGGCGCAGGCCGAACGCGACACCGCGATGAAGCAGGCGGAGTACGCGCGTGAGGCCGCCGTTGCGCGTGCCGAGGCCGATCAGCAGCGTGTGCTCGCCGAGACGCAGTCGCAGGCGAAGCAGGCGGAAGCGCAGAAGGAGCTGGCCGTGAAGCGCGCGCAGTTCGAGATGGAAGCGAAGAAGCAGCAGGCGCAGGCCGACAAGTCGTACGAGATCCAGACGAATATCATGCAGCAGCAGGCCGTCGCCGAAGCAGTCGCCGTCGATCGCGTGCGCAAGGAAGGGGAAATCAAAGTTCAGGAAGCGGAAATCCTGCGCCGTGAGCGCGAGCTCACAGCGACCGTGTTGAAGGATGTCGAAGTGCAGCGAAAGCGAATCGAGACGCTCGCGGATGCGGAGCGACAGCGGTTGTCTCTCGAGGCAAGCGGTCGCGCGGACGCACAGAAGGTGGAGGGCGCCGCCGCGGCGGAGGTCATTCGTCTCAAGGGGTCCGCTGAGGCGGAGATCATCCGCGCGAAGGGGCAGAGCGAGGCGGAGGCGATGCAGCTCAAGGCCAACGCATACCTGGAGTACAACGAAGCGGCGGTCATCGACAAGCTGCTCGGCAGCTTGCCCGAGGTCGTGCGCGCCTTTGCCGAGCCGTTGAGCAAGGTCGACAAGATTACGGTTGTGTCGACGGGCGGGGACGGGGCGGCAGGAGTCAACAAAATCACCGCGGACATGGCGCAGATGGTCGCGCAGGTGCCGGCGCTGATCGAGTCCCTGACCGGGAAGAACATTCATGAGCTGATGCAGCAGGTGCGCCGGATCGATTCGAACAACGCGCCGCCGGTGAAGGCGCCGGAGGTATCGATTGGTACTTCCGGTGCAACGGCGACGAATAGTGTCCCGCGGCGGAGCGACTAGTCGCGGGTGGTTAGCAGATTTAGTTTGCCGTTAGGCGTTGGTATTCTTCGTCGGCCGTTCGAGCGCGAAGCTCGGCGTCACGCCAGTCCGCGCCATCTGGAGCTCGTAGAGCCGAGCGTACACGCCGCCGGCTTCGAGGAGCGTGGCGTGCGTGCCGTGCTCGCTCAAGCGCCCATGGTCGATGACGAAGATCGCGTCGGCGTGCTGCACGGTCGACAGGCTGTGCGCGATCATCACCGTCGTCTTGCCGCGCATCAACAGGCGCAGCGCGTCCAGCACGAGCGACTCCGATGCCGCGTCCAGCCCGGTGAGGGGCTCGTCGAGAATGAGAATCGGCGCGTCGCGGATGATCGCCCTCGCGATCGCGATGCGCCGCTGCTGGCCGCCCGACAGCGTGACGCCACGCTCGCCGACCATCGTCTTGTAGCCTTCTGGCAGCTCGCGGATGAAAGCGTCCGCGTTCGCCAACTCGGCGGCGCGGATGATCTCGCGGCGCGTCGCTTCCGGTTTTCCGTAGACGATGTTCTGCCATACGGGTCCGCGGAAAAGCAGCGTGTCCTGGAGCACGAAGCTGATGCGCTCGCGGAGTGACTCCTGATAGAAGGATCGCACATCCTCGCCATCGATCAGGACGCGTCCCGAGGCCGGGTCGTAGAAGCGCGCGATGAGATTGATGAGCGTTGTCTTACCGGCGCCCGTCGGCCCGACGATGGCGGCGACGGAGCCCGCGGGAATCGTCAGGTCCACATCGACGAGCGTGGGACGTTCCGGACCATACCCGAAGGTCACGTGATCGAACGCGATGTCACCGCGGAAGCGACGCGCGCGTCGCGCTCCAGGCAGATCACGCACGTCGAGATCGACGTCGAGGAAGTTGTTGATGCGGTCCAGCGCGACCAGCGAACGCGAGTACGTATCCGTGAGCTTCGACAGCTCGCGGATCGGCTTGTACATCTTGCTCAGGTAGAGTAGAAACACGACGAGCGCGCCGGCGCTCAGCACGCCTTCGAGGACGTGGCGTGCACCGACCCAGAGCACCACCGCGCTGCCAAGCGCAACGATGACCTCGACTGCTGGAGCCAGCTTCGCCTTGACGTCGCGGGCACGGAGCGTCGACGCGACGATCTTCTCGCTTCCGCGCTCGAATTTGTGCCGCTCGTGATCCTCTCGCCCAAATGCCTTCACGAGTCGAATCGACGACAGCACCTCCTGCATCGTCGACATGAGGTCTGCCTCCCGCCGGCGCACGTCGCGCGAGGCCTTCTTGATTCGCCGCGTCAGCGTGAACACGACGACGACGAGGGCCGGCAGGATCGAGAGCGCGATCAGGGTGAACCGCCAGTCGAGATAGAGCATCAGACTGCTCATGCCGACCAGCAGCAGCGTGTAATAGAGCGTGTCGAGCACACCGGACGAGATCGCGCTCTGGATCGCGTCGACATCGGCCGTCACGGTGCTGATGACGTCACCGGTGCGCTTCCGGTCATGATACGACATCGACAGGCGCTGCGCGTGGGCGTAGAGCCGGCACCGTAACTCGTGCGTCACGCGCTGCCCCAGTCCGGTGACGCACTGTTTCTCGATGTAGCTCCCCACTGCACCAACGATCGCGATGAGCAACACCGATGCGGCCGCGAACTCGAGTATCGCCATGCTGCCGGTGCCGACCGTCATCGCGATCGCTCGCGCCAGGAACTGAGGCAACGCTTTGGCGTGGAGCACGGTGTCGAGCACGACCTTGATCGGCCACGGCTCGAGGAGCGCCGCCGCCGTCTCGAGGCCGACGGCAACGAGGGCAAGGAGCAACGCGCCCCAGTGTGGGGAGAGCAACCCAACGACCGTCGCGCGGTACGTCTTTCGAGGCCGCGTGACCGGCGACTTATCGGTCACCTGGTGAGCTCCGGGAAACTTCGTGCGAATGCATGGGGGTTGTCATCCACGCGAGATACCTATGTTCCGTCATGGGCACAAGCACTAACGCGAACCGCGAGATGCCGGATTCCGACGACGATGCAATCACCGCCGCGCAACCAGCGATCCGCGCGGACTTCCACACGCACACATGCTTCTCGCATGATGGCCATCAAACGCCGCGCGAGCTCGTCGAGCGGGCCCGCGCAGTGGGGCTGGATCGTGTCGCCGTCACCGATCATCACACGCTGGAAGGGGCGCTTCGAGCCCGCGATCTCGATCCGCAGCGCGTGATCGTCGGCGAGGAGATCACATCCCGTGAGGGCACCCACGTGATCGGGCTCTTCCTAACGAAGCGAATCGCGAAGCGGCTCCCGCTCGAGGTGCTGACCGACGAAATCCGTGCCCAGGGCGGCGTCGTCTACCTGCCTCACCCATTTGCGTATCTCACTGGTGGCCGGCGACGCGTCGAGCGCGCGCTACCGCTCGTGGACGTCATCGAGGTCTGGAACAGCAGGGCCTTCTATGCACCCTGGAACCGCCGAGCGCTCGAGATCGTGCGCGCGCGAAGTCTCCCGGAGGCTGCGGGTACCGACGCGCATTTTTCCGTGGAGCTCGGACGAGCCGTGACGGTACTCCCGACCTTCCATGATGCCGCCACGCTCGAGATCGCGGTCAGGCACGCGCGAGCCCAGCATGACGGCAACACTTACGTCCTGCCGCATGTCGGATCTGTCGCGGTCATGGCGCTCTCCCGCATAACGGGTCGACCGATCCGGATGGATCGGTAGCGCAGCGGCATCAATTCGCTGACGGTCCGATCGTTCGCTCGACTCGTAGCTGGACCGATCGCGCATCGACCGGCATCAAAAAGCGCTCGAGGCCATTCGTTTGACGATTCTCGTTGAACCCGCCGAAAACCGCCGCGTGAGAGTCCAGGAGATTGCGGACGACAATGCCCGTTCGCCACGCTCCGCGAGTCAGGTTCGCGCGGACATTCAGGACGGAATATGCGTCCAACGGCTTTGTCTGATTGGCTTCGTCGCCACGAAGCCATTGCTGGCCGGTGCGACGCGCATCGAGCCCGAGATCGAAGCCGGTGGTCAACTGAAGCAGCGCCCCGACCTTGATCTCGTCACGTGGCACGAGCGGGAGCGAGCTCCCGGGCGCAACGTGATTGTCACCGGCATAGGGACTCTGGGAAAAATCGGGGCTGGAGCGAATGCTAAAGATTGGCAATGAGCTGTCGAAGGTGGCTCTGTTCCAGGCATAGCTCGCATCCCACGACAGACGGCCTGGTCCCGCCTGGCCAATCTCGATGTCGGCGCCAGCGCGCCGCGTTTGCGGCACGTTCGCGAAATAGCCGCCGAGCAATGCGCGTTCCGAGGAAATGAAGAAAATCTCATCGTGAACGTGCATGCGGAACGCCGACGCGCGCAGGAGAATATTACCGACGAGTGCTTGCCCGCCGATCTCGATCGATGTCGCGGTGACCGGCTTCAGTGGCGGATCATTCCCGAGCGCAAAGGGAAGGGGGCAGGTCGCCGACGGGTCGGCGCATCCGATCTCGAGCAGCGCGGGCGCGCGGAAACTCGCGGCCGTCGACGCGTAGACGGAGGCGCCGTGGCCAAGATCGACGCTCAAGCCACCGCGCGGCGTGATCCGGCGAAATGTCTGCGTCGTCGTGACATCGCTCGTGTCCAGGCGGTCATCGAATGGCGAGTGAATCAGGTCGTAACGAGCACCGGCCGACAGCGTGAACCGATCAAAGTGAGCATCTGCTAACATGTAACCGGCGAGGCTCGTGCGCGGGCTCGAGACGTCGGTCGTGAGGCTGTCCGCTCCCGTCGCGCCGGTCGGTGGAAGGTCGAACAATCGTATGCGAACCTGATCCCAGGCTGCGTCCAAACCCAGGCGAGTATCGAGCGAGACCGAAGACAGCCGAGTCGATCGACGCCAGTCCACCGTCCCACCCTCGCTCGTGGCCGCCGAGAGATCGCGAACGTTGTCGTCGGGTGGTTGGTTCGCGTTGAATCGATCAGCGTGTGATTGTCGCGCGTACACTGTGACGGTCGCGCGCCCGGAGGCGAGAGGCGTGAACGCGGAGAGAGCGACCTGACCGAGACGAATCGCGTCGACGTCGCCAGCCGTGAAGTTCACGCGCGGATCCGCATCGAAGATCGATTCGGGAAGCGAGCCCGCGGTCTGCGCACGCGACGTCGCGACAGCGAGCTGCAGGTTCATACCGCGTTCCGCGTTTGCCCGACCAAAATTCCCGAATGCGTGCCCTGCCGAATGCGAAGTGGCCGCGCGCCAACCTTCACCGCGATCGAGGCCTAACGTCGTGAAGTATCTCCATCCGTTGCGATCGCCAGCATCACTCGACACCTCGAGCGAACGCGCGCCGCATGAGCCTCCTTCGACGTCGATCGTACCGTGTGCCGGTCCGCTTCCGCGGTTCGTGATGAGATTGATTGCCCCAGCGAGACCGTTCGGTCCCAGCAACGACGCGGGGCCATTCAGAATCTCGATGCGATTCACGACGGCCATCGGCAGGAGATCGAAGTTGACCTCCTGTGCGTCCGGCTCGTTCTCTCGTACGCCGTCGAGAAACACCGCGATTCCCGAAGGGAGGCCAACCGTAGGGCCGGCCGCAAAGCCGCGCATGGTGATCGATGCCTTGCTCGGCGAGCCAAGATCGTCGTAGAGCGACACGCCTGGTGCCGCGGTGATCGCCTGATCGAGAAGGCGCGGATGCCACGCACCGAGTGAAGCCTGATCGATCTGCGTAACACGACTTGGAACGCCGGATCCAACGTCGATGCCGGCAGTAGGGACGATCGACGCGCGAATCTCGAGCGGCGCGAGCAGCGCGGGGCCATGCTCTCGGCGAACGGTGTCTTGCTGCGTTCGCCTCTCAGGCAGTGTGTCCGGACGTTGCGCGGCGAGAGCGCGCACGCATGCAACGCCGAACACTAGAGCGAGAATGAATCGGTTCCTGGCGCGTGGCATCACGTCGAGAAGATAGCGTCGGATAGCAATTGCTCACCACCAGCACACCGCCAGCTGAGAGCGCTCGCGAGCGGTGTTATCATGCCGGCGAGTGTTAGCAATATCGAAACAACGACTGGTGGTCGCGCAGCGCGCGATGTCGGCTCGGCGTTCCGCTTCGCCTATCGACTCTCGGTTTCCGTGAGGTCTAGGGGCTCAGCTTTTGCCCCCTCGCATGCGTTTTTTTTTGCGCGCAACCTTCCAACCCCGAGGCCACAAATGTACCCCAACCAGCGAACGCCGTTGTTCGCTCGAGTGTCAACGGCCATCGCAGCGACCTTACTCGCCGTGGGCTGCCGCGATGTGGTGAGCCCAACACTCCGTTCCATTCACCCAAACTTCTCAACATCGGGAGCCAGCGGCGAAATCCAAGGCACCGGCAGCATCGGAACCGGCACGGCCACCCCCGGCTCCTCGCGTCAGGATTTCGACTTCGATGTCACATCGGATCTGGCGGGTCATCTCAGCTTTACGGATTGGAGTGTCGTGCGCAGCGGGACGCAGGTGGGCCAGCTGACGGTGTCGCCGAGCGACCAGGCAACCTTTTTTACGGCAATGCGCGACGGCTCGTCGGCCTGTGCCGATGCCACGCGCGGTATGGAGGTCGATGGCACGGGACGCCTGGATACTGGTGTCCTGATTTCATTTACGCTCTACGCGTGCGACAACGGTGCATCGGGAAGCGGCGCGGACTTCTTTCGGTTCTACATGGCCAGCGCGAATTATGATCGCAATGGCAATCTCTCGTCAGGCGACCTGGTCAAATCGGGCTCGGTGCCGACGACGACGCCTAGCATGCAGATAGGCGGTACGGGATCCATCGGCGATGGCACCCAGACGGTGGGCAGCAATCGACAGGACTTCGATTTTAGCGCGAACGGGACGCCCGGCGGCCGCCTTTCCTACACGGACTGGGCGCACGGATTGACCACTACGCAAGGACAGTACGTCACCGTCGATCCGACAAACGATCCCGCCACTGGCGTGACCTCCTACCAGCAGACGTCAGCCACGTGCGTTCGGTTCGCCGGCATCGGTCGCGTGAACGGCGTGAGCACGTATCCCTTTTATCTCGACGCGTGCGACAACTCGAATCCCGGCACCGGCTTCGACACGTTTACCTTCACCGTGCCGGACCTCGACGGTCAAGGCAGTAGCTACCGCGTATCGGGGACGCTCAGCTCTGGCGACATCACCATGAGTGGTGGCAGCGTCGCGACGACGGGAACGCTCAACGTCAGCACGACAACCACTGGTTCGAGCCTCGACCCCGATGGATATACGCTCACGGTCGACGGAACGACCACCGCGTCGATCGCCGACAACGGAAGCCAGGCATTCTCCAACCTCTCCGCGGGCAGCCATACCGTGTCAATTTCGGGCGTCGCGACGAACTGCACCGTGAGCGGAGGCACCTCGCAGACCGCCAATGTGCCGGCCGGCGGGAGCGTGACCGTCGCCTTCCAGGTGAGCTGCACGCAGGTGGTTACGACTGGAACACTCAACGTCACCACCGCCACTACGGGGTCGAATCTCGATCCCGACGGATACACGGTGACGGTCGATGGATCGAACGGCCAATCGATCGCCGACAACGGAAGCCAGTCGTTCGCGAATCTCGCCTCGGGCAGCCATACCGTGACACTCTCTGGCGTCGCGGCGAACTGCACGGTGAGCGGAGGCAGCTCGAAAAGCGCGACCGTGCCGGCCGGCGGCAGCACCTCCGTCGCTTTCCAGGTGAGCTGCGTGGAGACAACGGGGACGCTGAACGTCGCGACCAGCACGACAGGCGCGAACCTCGACCCTGATGGATACATGATCGCCGTCGACGGAACGAATAGCACGTCGATCGCTGACAACGGAAGCCACTCGTTCACCGGCCTTTCGTCAGGCAACCATACGGTGACAGTCTCGGGCGTCGCAGCGAACTGCACCGTGAGCGGAGGCAGCTCGCGGACGGCAAGCGTGCCGGCCGGCGGGAGCGTTTCGGTCGCGTTCCAGGTGAATTGCGTTGCGCCGCCCGCGACGCAGCTCGCATTCACAATGCAGCCGAGTAACGCGACGGCAGGTCGCGCGATCTCGCCCGCGGTGCAGGTGACCGCGCGCGATGCCAGCGGCAACGTCGCCAGCAGCTACAGCGGCACGATCACCATCGCGTTAGGCGCGAACCCGGGTGGCGGCACGCTATCGGGAACGACGACGGCGAGCGTCGTGAACGGCGTGGCGACTTTCTCGAGCCTCACGCTGACCAAGGTTGGTAGCGGCTATACGCTGACTGCTGCCGCGAGTGGTCTCAGCGGTGCGACGAGCGCGTCCTTCAGCGTCTCTGCGGGCGCTGCCAGCGCGTTGGTCTTCACGGTGCAGCCGAGCAATACCCAGACGAGCACCGCGATCTCGCCCGCGGTGAAAGTGACCGCGTTCGATGCTTACGGCAACACGGCTACGAGCTTCAACGGCTCGATGACGATGTCGATCGGGCAGAACCCGAGTGGCGGAACACTCTCGGGGACAAAGACCGTCACCGCGGCGAACGGCGTCGGCACATTCTCGACTCTCCAGATCGATCGGGCCGGGAATGGGTATACGCTGCAAGTTGGCGCGCCCGGACTAACGGGAGCGGGGAGTGCGCAGTTCAACGTCAAGCAGAAGCCGTTGATCTGTATCTTAGGTATCTGTGTCTAGCAGCGATTTTTGAGAGGGGGCGTTCCGGCTCTCAGCGGCCGGAACGCCCCAGATGCCCGTCATGACGATGAGAGAACGCTGATCGGCGCCGGGCTGGGCCGCGTTTACGGCCTCCAGTCGGGGATCCGGCCCGGCGTCCACGGCGCGCCTGCCTGCTCGGCAGCTGTCTCCGCAGTCCGGAGACGAGTATCTGCGATCGCGCGTAGTTTCGTGAGCACCGTCGCAAACTCGCCGGAGAGAATCTCGTATTGCCGTCGCTGAGTCGTTGTCGGGGGCTCGAGCGACCGCGCGCCCTGGGTCATCACCTGCAGGCGACCCATGAGCGAGGGTGGCGTGGGTTCCTGCCGGCGGTTCAGCGTCGGGTCGCCATTCAGCTGCTCGCGGATGTCGCGCAGGTCCCGTTCGATTGCGCGCACATCGTTAGGTAGCTGCGTGGGAGTGCTGGGCGTCTCCTCGAGGGCGCGACGGAGCGCGCTGACGCGGGTCGACAGCTCGCCGGCGAGCGCGTTCGCGCCCATCATGGCACGCTGCAACTTCGACGCCTGCTCCTGGAACGCGATCACGGCCGCCGAGCGGCCGGCGTCCTCCTCGCCGTCGAGCAGGTAGACCTCGAATCGCTGCGGCGTGCCTAACGGCGTGATCGCGCCGTCGATGCGTTTCGCGAGCGAGACCTGATACGTGCCGGGTGGCGCGTACGGTCCGACGCCACCGCGACCACCGAAGCCGCCTGCTTCTTCTTCGTCGTCGGGATTCGCGGGGCGTGCGGCGAGGGTGACGGTGGGCGCAGGCAGCCGCAAGTCCCAGGCGACGCGCTGAACCCCCTGCTGCACGGGGCCGGTGAGTCGCCTAACGACATGCCCCTGCGCGTCACTGACCGTCAACTCGATCGCCGGCGCTTCTTCCCGATCTTCGGTTCGCAAGGAGTCCCACGATGGCGGGTAGATGTCGCGCCCTTGTCGCGCCGCGGAGCGCTCCGCTTGCTGACGCTGCTCGCGTCGGCTGCGGAGCGTGTTATTCAAATAGTAGGTGAACATCGCACCGAACGGCGGGTTCGGGGCAGTGAAGGCGCCGCCGCCCTGCGAGCCGTTCGCGCCTGGCACACCGAAGTTGGAAGGAGAATAGAGCGGCGTGCGTCGGACTGGAAACAACGTTGACTCCTCGGCGAGCGTCTCGCGTGTCATCGTGCGCAGCGGCGTGACGTCGTCGAGCACGTAGAACGATCGGCCGAACGTCGCGACGACCAGATCGTTCGTC
The Gemmatimonadaceae bacterium DNA segment above includes these coding regions:
- a CDS encoding NfeD family protein, producing the protein MTSFFVGCFAFGLLFTVATFLLGAFGSTGSHGAHGLISGLTESHGSAHDQGHSGNHVSPFSLSTLSAFLTWFGGAGYLLTRYSPFATLAITLMALTFGVIGGAFFFIAIARFIVPRLTVMNPDDFRLEGAVARVTTRIQPGGIGEIVYALGGTRHANGARSESGQPIERGTQVVILRVEKGIAYVEPWATFASTHQLPGIEPDAVEPSSQ
- a CDS encoding SPFH domain-containing protein, translated to MNSEIAPIVMIAGLAVVAVLLLVVSFSRMLRKVGPNQALIRYGLGGTHIVHGGAQLVLPLIHSAQELSLELMSFDVAPQQDLYTNQGVAVTVEAVAQLKIKNDPESIRTAAEQFLTKQPAQRESLIRLVMEGHLRGIIGQLTVEQIVKQPEMVADRMRGNVAEDVAKMGLEVVSFTIKEVRDKNQYIMNMGRPDIVRIKRDADIAAAQAERDTAMKQAEYAREAAVARAEADQQRVLAETQSQAKQAEAQKELAVKRAQFEMEAKKQQAQADKSYEIQTNIMQQQAVAEAVAVDRVRKEGEIKVQEAEILRRERELTATVLKDVEVQRKRIETLADAERQRLSLEASGRADAQKVEGAAAAEVIRLKGSAEAEIIRAKGQSEAEAMQLKANAYLEYNEAAVIDKLLGSLPEVVRAFAEPLSKVDKITVVSTGGDGAAGVNKITADMAQMVAQVPALIESLTGKNIHELMQQVRRIDSNNAPPVKAPEVSIGTSGATATNSVPRRSD
- a CDS encoding ABC transporter ATP-binding protein; this encodes MTDKSPVTRPRKTYRATVVGLLSPHWGALLLALVAVGLETAAALLEPWPIKVVLDTVLHAKALPQFLARAIAMTVGTGSMAILEFAAASVLLIAIVGAVGSYIEKQCVTGLGQRVTHELRCRLYAHAQRLSMSYHDRKRTGDVISTVTADVDAIQSAISSGVLDTLYYTLLLVGMSSLMLYLDWRFTLIALSILPALVVVVFTLTRRIKKASRDVRRREADLMSTMQEVLSSIRLVKAFGREDHERHKFERGSEKIVASTLRARDVKAKLAPAVEVIVALGSAVVLWVGARHVLEGVLSAGALVVFLLYLSKMYKPIRELSKLTDTYSRSLVALDRINNFLDVDLDVRDLPGARRARRFRGDIAFDHVTFGYGPERPTLVDVDLTIPAGSVAAIVGPTGAGKTTLINLIARFYDPASGRVLIDGEDVRSFYQESLRERISFVLQDTLLFRGPVWQNIVYGKPEATRREIIRAAELANADAFIRELPEGYKTMVGERGVTLSGGQQRRIAIARAIIRDAPILILDEPLTGLDAASESLVLDALRLLMRGKTTVMIAHSLSTVQHADAIFVIDHGRLSEHGTHATLLEAGGVYARLYELQMARTGVTPSFALERPTKNTNA
- a CDS encoding PHP domain-containing protein — its product is MGTSTNANREMPDSDDDAITAAQPAIRADFHTHTCFSHDGHQTPRELVERARAVGLDRVAVTDHHTLEGALRARDLDPQRVIVGEEITSREGTHVIGLFLTKRIAKRLPLEVLTDEIRAQGGVVYLPHPFAYLTGGRRRVERALPLVDVIEVWNSRAFYAPWNRRALEIVRARSLPEAAGTDAHFSVELGRAVTVLPTFHDAATLEIAVRHARAQHDGNTYVLPHVGSVAVMALSRITGRPIRMDR
- a CDS encoding TonB-dependent receptor, producing the protein MPRARNRFILALVFGVACVRALAAQRPDTLPERRTQQDTVRREHGPALLAPLEIRASIVPTAGIDVGSGVPSRVTQIDQASLGAWHPRLLDQAITAAPGVSLYDDLGSPSKASITMRGFAAGPTVGLPSGIAVFLDGVRENEPDAQEVNFDLLPMAVVNRIEILNGPASLLGPNGLAGAINLITNRGSGPAHGTIDVEGGSCGARSLEVSSDAGDRNGWRYFTTLGLDRGEGWRAATSHSAGHAFGNFGRANAERGMNLQLAVATSRAQTAGSLPESIFDADPRVNFTAGDVDAIRLGQVALSAFTPLASGRATVTVYARQSHADRFNANQPPDDNVRDLSAATSEGGTVDWRRSTRLSSVSLDTRLGLDAAWDQVRIRLFDLPPTGATGADSLTTDVSSPRTSLAGYMLADAHFDRFTLSAGARYDLIHSPFDDRLDTSDVTTTQTFRRITPRGGLSVDLGHGASVYASTAASFRAPALLEIGCADPSATCPLPFALGNDPPLKPVTATSIEIGGQALVGNILLRASAFRMHVHDEIFFISSERALLGGYFANVPQTRRAGADIEIGQAGPGRLSWDASYAWNRATFDSSLPIFSIRSSPDFSQSPYAGDNHVAPGSSLPLVPRDEIKVGALLQLTTGFDLGLDARRTGQQWLRGDEANQTKPLDAYSVLNVRANLTRGAWRTGIVVRNLLDSHAAVFGGFNENRQTNGLERFLMPVDARSVQLRVERTIGPSAN
- a CDS encoding post-COAP-1 domain-containing protein; this encodes MSTAIAATLLAVGCRDVVSPTLRSIHPNFSTSGASGEIQGTGSIGTGTATPGSSRQDFDFDVTSDLAGHLSFTDWSVVRSGTQVGQLTVSPSDQATFFTAMRDGSSACADATRGMEVDGTGRLDTGVLISFTLYACDNGASGSGADFFRFYMASANYDRNGNLSSGDLVKSGSVPTTTPSMQIGGTGSIGDGTQTVGSNRQDFDFSANGTPGGRLSYTDWAHGLTTTQGQYVTVDPTNDPATGVTSYQQTSATCVRFAGIGRVNGVSTYPFYLDACDNSNPGTGFDTFTFTVPDLDGQGSSYRVSGTLSSGDITMSGGSVATTGTLNVSTTTTGSSLDPDGYTLTVDGTTTASIADNGSQAFSNLSAGSHTVSISGVATNCTVSGGTSQTANVPAGGSVTVAFQVSCTQVVTTGTLNVTTATTGSNLDPDGYTVTVDGSNGQSIADNGSQSFANLASGSHTVTLSGVAANCTVSGGSSKSATVPAGGSTSVAFQVSCVETTGTLNVATSTTGANLDPDGYMIAVDGTNSTSIADNGSHSFTGLSSGNHTVTVSGVAANCTVSGGSSRTASVPAGGSVSVAFQVNCVAPPATQLAFTMQPSNATAGRAISPAVQVTARDASGNVASSYSGTITIALGANPGGGTLSGTTTASVVNGVATFSSLTLTKVGSGYTLTAAASGLSGATSASFSVSAGAASALVFTVQPSNTQTSTAISPAVKVTAFDAYGNTATSFNGSMTMSIGQNPSGGTLSGTKTVTAANGVGTFSTLQIDRAGNGYTLQVGAPGLTGAGSAQFNVKQKPLICILGICV